A genomic segment from Thermodesulfobacteriota bacterium encodes:
- a CDS encoding potassium channel protein: MVPSQSRNILIGITILIFVIAFGTSGYMLIEKWDFLDALYMTVITLTTVGYGEVRPLGGSGRVFTICLLIMGVGFVFYMFGTITQIMVEGQFRRLLGRRKLEKQLAALKDHYIICGYGRIGQIISREIAKKPLPLVIIENSPDLIKTIEEQGHLFIEGDATREDTLLKANIQKAKGLVATVSSDADNVYIILTARGLNPGLYIMARVVDEKAERNLLQAGANRVISPYHIGARKMAQAILRPAVTDFIELAVHRGGIELQIEEIPVRAPSRITDVPLRESGIRQELGLIIIAIQRASGEMLYNPPPEARIQVGDTLIAMGSPESLGKLEKMVGVAEM, encoded by the coding sequence ATGGTACCATCTCAATCACGCAATATTCTCATCGGCATCACCATTCTCATTTTCGTTATAGCCTTCGGAACGAGCGGCTATATGCTTATCGAGAAATGGGACTTTTTAGACGCCCTTTACATGACCGTTATTACTTTAACCACCGTCGGATATGGGGAAGTCCGGCCGCTGGGCGGTTCAGGACGGGTCTTTACAATCTGCCTGCTTATCATGGGCGTTGGTTTTGTGTTTTACATGTTCGGAACCATAACCCAGATCATGGTAGAAGGCCAGTTTAGAAGGCTTTTGGGGAGGAGAAAATTGGAAAAACAGCTTGCCGCATTAAAGGACCATTACATTATATGCGGTTATGGCCGCATTGGACAGATTATCTCCCGGGAGATTGCTAAAAAACCTTTGCCGCTTGTGATTATCGAAAACAGTCCGGACCTGATAAAAACCATTGAAGAGCAGGGACATCTATTTATCGAAGGCGATGCCACACGGGAAGACACATTACTTAAGGCCAATATTCAAAAGGCCAAGGGCCTGGTAGCCACAGTATCTTCCGACGCTGATAACGTATATATCATACTCACCGCCCGCGGCCTGAACCCGGGTCTTTATATCATGGCCCGGGTCGTTGATGAAAAGGCTGAGCGAAATCTATTACAGGCCGGAGCAAACCGGGTTATATCACCATACCATATCGGAGCGCGTAAGATGGCCCAGGCGATCCTGCGGCCGGCCGTGACTGATTTCATCGAGTTAGCCGTACACCGGGGAGGGATAGAGCTGCAAATAGAGGAGATCCCGGTGCGCGCCCCGTCTCGTATTACAGATGTGCCGCTTAGGGAATCCGGGATAAGGCAGGAGTTAGGGTTGATTATAATTGCTATCCAGAGGGCTTCAGGTGAAATGCTTTATAACCCCCCACCGGAGGCCAGGATACAGGTAGGCGATACGCTTATAGCTATGGGATCCCCGGAAAGCTTGGGTAAACTGGAGAAGATGGTAGGAGTGGCCGAGATGTAG
- a CDS encoding putative addiction module antidote protein codes for MTKTITTRYDVAEHLRTPEEMAAYLEACLEEAHGDAAFIAKALGDIARAKGMSQVARDAGLSRESLYKALSGERSPGFDTILKVIGALGLKLHAEAVHVNSSTAQQSA; via the coding sequence ATGACTAAAACCATCACTACCCGATATGATGTCGCTGAACATCTTCGCACCCCAGAGGAAATGGCTGCTTATCTGGAAGCTTGCCTTGAGGAAGCACATGGCGACGCTGCCTTTATTGCTAAAGCCCTGGGAGATATTGCCCGGGCCAAGGGCATGTCACAAGTGGCACGTGATGCCGGTCTGTCCCGCGAAAGTCTTTACAAAGCACTCTCTGGGGAACGAAGTCCAGGTTTCGACACAATACTTAAAGTTATAGGCGCACTCGGCTTAAAACTACATGCAGAAGCGGTTCATGTAAATAGCTCAACGGCCCAACAAAGCGCTTAG
- a CDS encoding 5-formyltetrahydrofolate cyclo-ligase yields METKAELRRRILKLRDSLPPLERKTCSEAIAARLMALPEWNRASGVFLYVSFRSEAETQYIIEAALEQGKVVAVPYTDYERGVIVPSVLKDLKCDLAPRRFGLLEPKDTSLRPLSPEDIDITVVPGCVFDNRGGRIGYGMGFYDRFLPGLPGSSLKVALAYEIQIAPSIPLDKHDVLMDMIVTERRIIAVSS; encoded by the coding sequence ATGGAGACCAAGGCTGAATTAAGACGTCGCATCCTCAAGCTCCGCGACAGTCTCCCCCCTTTAGAGCGTAAGACCTGTTCAGAGGCCATTGCTGCGCGCCTTATGGCCCTGCCGGAATGGAACCGGGCCAGTGGCGTTTTTTTATATGTCTCCTTCCGGAGCGAGGCAGAGACGCAGTACATAATAGAGGCGGCGCTGGAGCAAGGTAAGGTGGTGGCCGTTCCGTACACGGATTATGAGCGGGGTGTCATAGTCCCTTCTGTTTTAAAAGACTTGAAATGCGATTTAGCCCCACGCCGTTTCGGCCTTCTGGAACCGAAGGATACCAGCCTCAGGCCATTATCCCCGGAGGATATAGACATTACTGTAGTGCCGGGTTGTGTTTTTGACAACCGGGGTGGACGCATCGGATATGGAATGGGCTTTTATGATCGTTTTTTACCGGGCCTGCCGGGCAGTTCCTTAAAAGTAGCCCTGGCCTATGAGATCCAGATAGCGCCTTCGATTCCCCTCGATAAACACGATGTTCTGATGGATATGATTGTTACTGAACGGCGCATTATTGCAGTGTCTTCATAG
- a CDS encoding hydrogenase maturation protease — protein sequence MHDQKILIVGIGNLLLQDEGIGVHIIQALRDREMPAHVDLLDMGTATMNLAFYLDGVQKVIIVDALKAGQKPGTIYQCRPEDLVADKEGPVSLHDLGVVESLSMSKKLGYSPEVVIIGVEPRAIDWGMELTDEIQKQVPAIIDIILKECQGNGGQS from the coding sequence ATGCATGATCAGAAGATACTAATTGTCGGCATAGGTAATCTTCTCCTCCAGGACGAGGGGATAGGGGTGCATATCATCCAGGCCTTGCGCGACAGGGAGATGCCGGCCCATGTGGATTTGTTGGATATGGGTACAGCCACCATGAATTTAGCTTTTTATCTGGATGGGGTACAAAAGGTGATAATCGTTGATGCCCTTAAGGCCGGGCAGAAGCCGGGGACAATTTACCAGTGCCGTCCTGAAGACCTCGTCGCAGATAAAGAAGGCCCGGTTTCCCTGCATGACCTCGGTGTGGTAGAGTCCCTTTCCATGTCCAAAAAACTGGGTTATTCGCCGGAGGTGGTAATAATCGGCGTAGAGCCCAGGGCTATTGACTGGGGGATGGAGTTAACGGATGAGATTCAGAAACAGGTGCCGGCCATCATCGATATCATATTAAAGGAATGTCAGGGAAATGGAGGCCAAAGCTGA
- a CDS encoding chemotaxis protein CheW — MGEAVTQAEAGFQELAAREGKYLTFVLGKEEYGLEILKVKEIIGMMDITSVPNVPSYVKGVINLRGKVIPVVELRLKFGMESIPYTERTCIIVVDVQVKGRPALVGIVVDAVSEVLNINREEIENTPNFGAEMDTSYILGMAKVKGQVKILLDIDQVLDNSELAL, encoded by the coding sequence ATGGGGGAAGCAGTAACACAAGCCGAGGCCGGCTTTCAGGAATTAGCGGCCAGGGAAGGGAAATATTTAACTTTTGTGTTAGGTAAGGAAGAATATGGCCTGGAAATTTTAAAAGTGAAAGAAATTATCGGCATGATGGATATAACTTCCGTACCCAATGTACCGTCTTATGTTAAAGGTGTAATCAATCTGCGGGGCAAGGTGATACCTGTAGTGGAATTGCGTTTAAAATTTGGTATGGAATCTATCCCTTATACGGAGCGGACCTGCATTATTGTGGTGGATGTTCAGGTCAAAGGCCGCCCCGCCCTGGTCGGGATAGTGGTGGATGCCGTCTCCGAGGTTTTAAACATCAATCGGGAAGAGATAGAAAACACACCTAATTTTGGGGCTGAAATGGATACAAGCTATATCCTAGGCATGGCCAAGGTCAAAGGGCAGGTCAAGATACTGCTGGACATCGATCAAGTTCTTGATAATAGCGAACTGGCCCTTTAA
- a CDS encoding type II toxin-antitoxin system RelE/ParE family toxin, protein MIEIRKTEIFAKWLDELHDIRARARILLRIERLADGNPGDVKSVGEGVSELRIDYGPGYRVYFKKQGQKVVILLAGGDKHTQAKDIKTALRLARNL, encoded by the coding sequence ATGATTGAAATCCGCAAGACTGAAATTTTCGCTAAATGGCTCGATGAGTTGCATGACATCCGGGCACGTGCTCGTATCCTTCTCCGGATCGAAAGATTGGCAGATGGAAACCCTGGAGATGTTAAGTCGGTTGGCGAAGGTGTTTCAGAATTGCGGATTGACTATGGACCCGGCTATCGGGTGTATTTCAAAAAGCAAGGACAGAAGGTGGTCATTTTGTTGGCCGGCGGCGACAAGCATACCCAGGCCAAGGACATCAAAACCGCCTTACGCCTAGCACGGAATTTATAG
- a CDS encoding DUF4062 domain-containing protein, with protein MKRNVLTIFLASPNDLQDERRIVRNTVERVNKVFSRKVGWHIELLGWEDTLPGGYRPQELINKDVDSCQLFLGILWRRWGQETGKYSSGFEEEFIRARERREKSGVPEIWLFFKAVDKDIAKDPGEQLKKVINFKKELIESKQFMFKEFNETETWGRDIYDYLLQYILELSTKETEQESQEELNLAGQARESISDTESKASEKIESYPAELISLFNKVNEKLSEGKPAELEESDRIRLYLQSSAWFSADHLGEVFGNHEINLVYTRRKEWELSNSEAWFLVRSFISDTSNNRPGWYWIKDRNDEAVEFVITWLATNDRNIDVRRGALSLLVDTGFNARRDLLEAGMNDSDKQVILRTIDLIRLSGNQDNFDLLDKVVDTDDSDIKQAAISAKVDIMFLNKPEDSFSYLVNSGAKITSLMKKTLDDMSLAVDSSLLFDALKKADSSVRRFSAQYVRKSKLLTRDKAYELLKDTDPGVRKEGLLQLIELDEDIDMGFIKKLFPEPKEKRQGLLGYAFMDVKAEEFIPILLRKRDPQQLLDQLDFYKLNDEEVYRILAEDHFSLIESRIRSDLDDAFESFKKDSGAHLREKYGDIEGIYQPEAIEYIRDTFIAAAMDGLAVNGQHEDIKYARKYLGNTKYNMADKGAINLLVRFGDSSDVERLIEAAIENYGNMQRKAVETAYNLSDKKDDLLNRLINHDDSFIAKIAIQILSRCESGKIIDFAKSLLQSKTDQRREQAVAILANQFNPEELESLLTDYISQGSYYYNVVTWFDRCLYSKGSYLSFYKSKLSGMINEN; from the coding sequence ATGAAGAGAAACGTTTTAACAATATTTCTTGCATCACCAAATGACTTACAGGACGAGCGTCGAATAGTTCGTAATACTGTAGAACGAGTAAATAAGGTTTTTTCGCGTAAAGTAGGCTGGCATATTGAACTGCTCGGTTGGGAGGATACGCTTCCCGGTGGTTATCGTCCACAGGAACTAATAAACAAGGATGTTGATTCATGCCAACTTTTTCTAGGTATCTTATGGCGCCGGTGGGGTCAGGAGACAGGAAAATACAGCTCAGGATTTGAAGAGGAATTCATTCGGGCACGAGAACGTCGGGAAAAATCTGGAGTTCCTGAAATATGGTTGTTTTTTAAAGCTGTTGATAAAGATATCGCTAAAGACCCTGGTGAGCAACTTAAAAAAGTAATAAATTTCAAAAAAGAACTAATAGAAAGCAAGCAATTTATGTTTAAGGAATTTAATGAAACAGAAACTTGGGGTCGTGATATATATGATTATTTATTGCAATATATCCTCGAGTTATCAACAAAAGAAACTGAACAGGAGAGCCAAGAAGAATTAAATTTAGCAGGGCAAGCAAGAGAATCAATATCAGATACAGAGTCAAAAGCTAGTGAAAAGATAGAATCATATCCAGCTGAATTGATAAGTCTTTTTAATAAAGTAAATGAGAAGCTTAGTGAAGGCAAGCCAGCCGAATTAGAGGAGTCTGATCGAATACGACTATATCTACAATCAAGTGCATGGTTTTCTGCAGACCATTTAGGGGAAGTCTTTGGTAATCATGAAATAAATCTTGTGTATACGAGAAGAAAAGAATGGGAACTTTCAAATTCTGAAGCATGGTTTCTGGTTAGATCATTTATTAGTGATACTTCTAACAACCGCCCCGGTTGGTATTGGATCAAAGACAGGAATGATGAGGCGGTTGAATTCGTAATCACATGGTTAGCTACCAATGACAGGAATATTGATGTTCGACGTGGCGCCCTATCTCTTCTTGTGGACACAGGATTTAATGCAAGACGTGATCTGCTTGAAGCTGGAATGAATGACAGTGATAAACAAGTTATATTAAGAACCATTGATCTTATCAGGCTTTCTGGAAATCAAGACAATTTTGATCTATTAGACAAAGTCGTTGATACCGATGATTCCGATATTAAGCAGGCTGCTATTTCTGCAAAGGTAGATATTATGTTCTTGAATAAACCTGAAGATAGCTTTTCTTACTTAGTTAATTCAGGCGCGAAAATAACATCTTTAATGAAGAAAACGCTTGATGATATGAGTCTTGCTGTCGATAGTTCATTATTGTTTGATGCATTGAAAAAAGCGGACTCTTCTGTAAGGCGATTCTCCGCGCAGTATGTCCGTAAATCAAAATTACTCACAAGAGATAAAGCATATGAGTTGCTAAAGGATACCGATCCTGGAGTAAGGAAAGAAGGATTATTACAACTAATTGAATTGGATGAAGATATTGATATGGGTTTTATTAAGAAATTATTTCCAGAGCCAAAGGAAAAAAGACAAGGGTTGCTTGGATATGCATTTATGGACGTGAAGGCAGAAGAATTTATTCCTATTCTATTAAGAAAGCGTGATCCTCAGCAGCTTTTGGATCAGCTTGATTTCTACAAGCTTAACGATGAAGAAGTATACAGAATTTTAGCTGAGGATCACTTTAGCCTTATAGAATCCAGAATAAGATCTGATCTAGATGATGCTTTCGAATCTTTCAAAAAAGATTCTGGGGCACATCTTAGAGAAAAATATGGAGACATAGAAGGGATATATCAGCCTGAAGCAATTGAATATATTAGAGATACGTTTATAGCTGCTGCTATGGATGGGTTGGCAGTGAATGGTCAACATGAGGATATTAAATACGCTAGAAAATACCTTGGAAATACAAAATATAATATGGCTGATAAAGGCGCTATAAATTTACTGGTCAGGTTTGGTGATTCATCGGATGTAGAAAGACTTATTGAAGCTGCAATTGAAAATTACGGGAATATGCAAAGAAAAGCAGTGGAAACGGCATATAATTTATCTGACAAGAAAGATGATTTATTAAACAGGTTAATCAATCATGATGATTCATTTATTGCAAAAATAGCCATCCAAATTCTTTCTAGGTGTGAGTCAGGTAAGATTATTGATTTTGCAAAAAGTCTTCTTCAATCAAAGACAGATCAAAGACGTGAGCAGGCAGTAGCGATTCTCGCAAATCAATTTAATCCGGAGGAGTTGGAGAGTCTTCTAACTGATTATATTTCTCAGGGATCATATTATTATAATGTCGTGACATGGTTTGATAGATGTCTTTACTCAAAAGGCTCCTATCTTAGTTTTTACAAATCAAAACTATCTGGCATGATTAATGAAAACTGA